A genomic segment from Bacteroidota bacterium encodes:
- the pdhA gene encoding pyruvate dehydrogenase (acetyl-transferring) E1 component subunit alpha gives MEKTLAKKSSKSTSKYGKETYLMWYESMLLMRKFEEKSSQLYIQQKIKGFCHLYIGQEAILAGAMAVIKKDDNLISAYRDHAHPLAKGMHPKYVMAELMAKATGCSKGKGGSMHMFSKEHRFFGGHGIVGGQIPLGAGIAFAEKFNGTKNVTLCYMGDGAVRQGALHEAFNMAMLWKLPVIFVIENNHYAMGTSVERTSNVHDLYKIGSGYDMPSFPVDGMSCEAVADATLEAYERALRGDGPTLLEMKTYRYKGHSMSDPANYRTKEEVEEYKAKDPIEQVLATIQKNKWATEKEIAAIDDKVKGLVDESVQFAEESPYPDISELYKDVYTQDDYPYIMD, from the coding sequence ATGGAAAAGACGCTAGCAAAAAAAAGTAGCAAATCAACAAGCAAATATGGGAAAGAAACTTACCTGATGTGGTATGAAAGTATGCTGTTGATGCGAAAGTTTGAAGAAAAATCGAGTCAATTATACATACAACAAAAAATCAAAGGTTTTTGTCATTTATACATCGGACAAGAAGCCATTTTAGCCGGAGCCATGGCGGTTATTAAAAAGGACGATAATTTAATTTCGGCATACCGCGATCACGCACATCCTTTGGCTAAAGGCATGCATCCAAAATATGTGATGGCTGAGTTGATGGCAAAAGCTACAGGTTGCAGTAAAGGTAAAGGTGGAAGCATGCACATGTTTAGCAAAGAACACCGCTTTTTTGGAGGACATGGTATAGTTGGTGGACAAATACCTTTAGGTGCCGGAATTGCTTTTGCAGAAAAATTTAACGGAACAAAAAATGTTACCCTGTGTTATATGGGCGATGGTGCGGTTCGTCAAGGTGCATTGCATGAAGCATTTAACATGGCTATGTTGTGGAAATTGCCGGTAATTTTTGTAATCGAAAACAATCATTATGCAATGGGGACTTCTGTTGAACGAACCAGCAATGTGCACGATTTGTATAAAATTGGTTCGGGTTATGACATGCCTTCATTTCCAGTAGATGGAATGAGTTGTGAGGCAGTTGCAGATGCAACATTAGAAGCATACGAACGTGCTTTAAGAGGCGATGGTCCTACCTTGCTTGAAATGAAAACCTATCGTTACAAAGGACATTCAATGAGCGATCCGGCAAACTATCGAACTAAAGAAGAAGTGGAAGAATACAAAGCAAAAGACCCTATTGAACAGGTGTTGGCAACCATCCAAAAAAATAAATGGGCTACTGAAAAAGAAATAGCTGCGATTGATGATAAAGTGAAGGGATTGGTTGATGAATCTGTTCAATTTGCTGAAGAATCACCTTACCCGGATATTTCCGAACTTTACAAAGATGTTTACACTCAGGACGATTATCCTTATATCATGGATTAA